From the Quercus lobata isolate SW786 chromosome 6, ValleyOak3.0 Primary Assembly, whole genome shotgun sequence genome, one window contains:
- the LOC115994101 gene encoding KIN17-like protein isoform X1: MGKNEFLTPKAIANRIKAKGLQKLRWYCQMCQKQCRDENGFKCHCMSESHQRQMEVFGQNPTRIVEGYSEEFERTFLDHMKRSHRFSRIAATVVYNEYINDRHHVHMNSTEWATLTEFVKYLGRTGKCKVEETPKGWFITYIDRDSETLFKERLKNKRIKADLAEEEKQEREIQKQIEKAAELFTEPPKPLEAEPVRELKPEAGVKIGLKLASSNLKPKERGEGSKLVFDEMETDNKASVAKTNNNNKSVLGEMMREEEMKKERINRKDYWLCEGIVVKVMSKALAEKGYYKQKGVVKKVIDKYVGEIEMLESKHVLRVDQLELETVIPQIGGLVKIVNGAYRGTIAKLLGVDTEKFCAKVQIEKGAYVGRVLKAVEYDDICKLPQLRLQICRRQFINEAEKKDVVGLHEQVFIRKVIELHDKYLAYVNDCFQNHTLFHKALKEAF, translated from the exons ATGGGGAAGAACGAGTTCCTAACCCCAAAAGCGATCGCGAATCGGATCAAAGCGAAGGGGCTCCAGAAGCTCCGATGGTACTGCCAGATGTGCCAGAAGCAATGTCGCGACGAGAACGGTTTCAAGTGCCACTGCATGAGCGAGAGCCACCAGCGTCAGATGGAGGTTTTCGGCCAAAACCCGACCCGAATCGTCGAAGGATACTCCGAAGAATTCGAACGCACTTTCTTGGACCACATGAAGCGTAGCCACCGGTTCAGTCGCATCGCCGCCACCGTCGTTTACAACGAGTACATCAACGATCGCCACCACGTCCACATGAACTCGACGGAGTGGGCCACGCTCACTGAGTTTGTCAAGTATCTCGGTCGAACCGGAAAGTGTAAGGTCGAGGAAACCCCTAAAGGTTGGTTCATTACGTATATAGATAGAGATTCGGAGACTTTGTTCAAAGAGAGATTGAAAAATAAGCGAATCAAGGCCGATTTGGCCGAGGAAGagaagcaagagagagagattcagaAACAGATCGAGAAAGCCGCTGAGTTATTTACCGAGCCCCCGAAGCCTCTCGAGGCTGAACCTGTTAGGGAATTGAAACCCGAAGCTGGTGTTAAGATCGGTTTGAAGCTCGCCTCGTCGAATTTGAAGCcgaaagagagaggagagggtTCGAAACTGGTGTTTGATGAAATGGAAACCGATAACAAAGCCAGTGTGGCGAAGacgaataataataataagtccGTTTTGGGGGAGATGATGAGGGaggaggagatgaagaaggagaggaTTAATAGGAAGGACTATTGGTTGTGTGAGGGAATTGTTGTCAAGGTTATGAGCAAAGCTTTGGCCGAGAAGGGTTACTATAAGCAAAAAGGGGTTGTGAAGAAAGTGATTGATAAGTATGTTGGGGAAATTGAGATGCTTGAGAGTAAGCATGTGTTGAGAGTTGATCAGTTGGAGCTCGAGACTGTGATTCCGCAAATTGGGGGACTCGTGAAGATTGTGAATGGGGCATATCGTGGCACGATTGCCAAGTTGTTGGGGGTTGATACGGAGAAGTTTTGCGCCAAGGTGCAGATAGAGAAGGGTGCTTATGTTGGTAGAGTGCTTAAAGCTGTTGAGTATGATGATATTTGTAAACTTCCCCA GCTACGGTTGCAGATCTGCAGGAGGCAATTCATCAACGAA GCGGAGAAGAAGGACGTGGTTGGTTTGCACGAACAG GTTTTTATTAGAAAAGTGATTGAGCTGCATGACAAATACCTAGCTTATGTGAATGATTGTTTCCAAAATCACACTCTTTTTCATAAG GCACTCAAGGAGGCTTTTTGA
- the LOC115994101 gene encoding KIN17-like protein isoform X2 encodes MGKNEFLTPKAIANRIKAKGLQKLRWYCQMCQKQCRDENGFKCHCMSESHQRQMEVFGQNPTRIVEGYSEEFERTFLDHMKRSHRFSRIAATVVYNEYINDRHHVHMNSTEWATLTEFVKYLGRTGKCKVEETPKGWFITYIDRDSETLFKERLKNKRIKADLAEEEKQEREIQKQIEKAAELFTEPPKPLEAEPVRELKPEAGVKIGLKLASSNLKPKERGEGSKLVFDEMETDNKASVAKTNNNNKSVLGEMMREEEMKKERINRKDYWLCEGIVVKVMSKALAEKGYYKQKGVVKKVIDKYVGEIEMLESKHVLRVDQLELETVIPQIGGLVKIVNGAYRGTIAKLLGVDTEKFCAKVQIEKGAYVGRVLKAVEYDDICKLPQLRLQICRRQFINEPKSSILQDSG; translated from the exons ATGGGGAAGAACGAGTTCCTAACCCCAAAAGCGATCGCGAATCGGATCAAAGCGAAGGGGCTCCAGAAGCTCCGATGGTACTGCCAGATGTGCCAGAAGCAATGTCGCGACGAGAACGGTTTCAAGTGCCACTGCATGAGCGAGAGCCACCAGCGTCAGATGGAGGTTTTCGGCCAAAACCCGACCCGAATCGTCGAAGGATACTCCGAAGAATTCGAACGCACTTTCTTGGACCACATGAAGCGTAGCCACCGGTTCAGTCGCATCGCCGCCACCGTCGTTTACAACGAGTACATCAACGATCGCCACCACGTCCACATGAACTCGACGGAGTGGGCCACGCTCACTGAGTTTGTCAAGTATCTCGGTCGAACCGGAAAGTGTAAGGTCGAGGAAACCCCTAAAGGTTGGTTCATTACGTATATAGATAGAGATTCGGAGACTTTGTTCAAAGAGAGATTGAAAAATAAGCGAATCAAGGCCGATTTGGCCGAGGAAGagaagcaagagagagagattcagaAACAGATCGAGAAAGCCGCTGAGTTATTTACCGAGCCCCCGAAGCCTCTCGAGGCTGAACCTGTTAGGGAATTGAAACCCGAAGCTGGTGTTAAGATCGGTTTGAAGCTCGCCTCGTCGAATTTGAAGCcgaaagagagaggagagggtTCGAAACTGGTGTTTGATGAAATGGAAACCGATAACAAAGCCAGTGTGGCGAAGacgaataataataataagtccGTTTTGGGGGAGATGATGAGGGaggaggagatgaagaaggagaggaTTAATAGGAAGGACTATTGGTTGTGTGAGGGAATTGTTGTCAAGGTTATGAGCAAAGCTTTGGCCGAGAAGGGTTACTATAAGCAAAAAGGGGTTGTGAAGAAAGTGATTGATAAGTATGTTGGGGAAATTGAGATGCTTGAGAGTAAGCATGTGTTGAGAGTTGATCAGTTGGAGCTCGAGACTGTGATTCCGCAAATTGGGGGACTCGTGAAGATTGTGAATGGGGCATATCGTGGCACGATTGCCAAGTTGTTGGGGGTTGATACGGAGAAGTTTTGCGCCAAGGTGCAGATAGAGAAGGGTGCTTATGTTGGTAGAGTGCTTAAAGCTGTTGAGTATGATGATATTTGTAAACTTCCCCA GCTACGGTTGCAGATCTGCAGGAGGCAATTCATCAACGAA CCAAAAAGTTCTATCCTTCAAGACAGCGGTTAA